In Paenibacillus sp. J23TS9, a single genomic region encodes these proteins:
- a CDS encoding DUF2207 domain-containing protein encodes MKKWMLAMVGLVFILVMTGCGDKKSFSMDQVDTRAYVMPDGDLYVEELFTYNFKGNFQGTTRYIDQGEQNGIEFFEAYAPPPGKKLGEFKDENLEPLDVKWDGDNDTYYIYNAANDEVKQVYYRYRINQAAVRYSDAGKLDYSFFKKSNQDIHHVKVDVYLPSDYKKADVHAYLHDRTGGSITTAEEPAVHYENENLSKYGDAQMLVLFPQDQLTQMKNNQKGISLKQLLANEQKREDRMQLREGRMQEAVKVIQVLTIIFLLGSILYLLSWKSISAWSSRRQVNKDELEKLDPLLKTYILRKSKLKQKDFIAGLLSLRKRGLVTVREVPSSKRFLEEPTAPDTTLLFTFQGNVEQLNAADRQLVEWLFNEENVFRLDSVAGPTFKEKQDSKLIAEYRLKSEKHAKQFRTWSRTLAHTEPYAEEVRTNKLLKLLIPLMVIILYLMLIYLYYVDVASRLSILLTAIFLGAGGIWTCLQYKSKLWILLYHAACLAIGTQIVHEDACSSYMLLVICSALFAALLPRYLMSRKTQQYRYALKTWRRELGQGGDTAEWDPTHVERDAEHAVLLGVLPQYVKRIKEQEPGNTAAYAAAIPLLFSADILSSMMYTQSHLGFIASGSSSSSSSSYSGGGGGGGGTGAF; translated from the coding sequence ATGAAGAAATGGATGCTGGCGATGGTAGGTCTTGTTTTCATATTGGTCATGACAGGCTGTGGCGACAAAAAAAGCTTCTCCATGGATCAGGTTGATACGAGAGCTTATGTCATGCCCGATGGGGATTTATATGTGGAGGAATTATTCACATACAATTTCAAAGGCAATTTTCAAGGCACCACCAGGTATATCGATCAGGGCGAACAGAATGGGATCGAGTTTTTTGAAGCCTATGCTCCGCCTCCAGGCAAGAAGCTGGGTGAATTCAAGGATGAAAATCTGGAGCCCCTGGATGTGAAGTGGGATGGAGATAACGATACCTATTACATATACAATGCGGCTAATGATGAGGTGAAGCAGGTCTATTACCGGTACCGCATCAACCAGGCCGCTGTTAGATATAGTGATGCAGGTAAGTTGGATTATAGCTTTTTTAAGAAAAGTAATCAGGACATTCATCATGTCAAAGTAGATGTATATCTGCCGTCTGATTACAAAAAAGCCGATGTGCATGCCTATCTGCATGATCGGACGGGAGGAAGTATTACGACCGCAGAAGAGCCCGCGGTTCATTACGAAAACGAAAATCTTTCGAAGTATGGGGATGCCCAGATGCTGGTTCTCTTCCCGCAGGATCAGTTAACTCAAATGAAAAATAACCAGAAGGGTATATCTCTAAAACAGCTGCTCGCGAATGAACAGAAGCGGGAAGACCGGATGCAGCTCCGGGAGGGGAGAATGCAGGAAGCGGTTAAGGTCATTCAGGTGCTGACGATTATTTTCCTTCTGGGTTCAATTCTGTACCTGTTGTCATGGAAAAGCATATCAGCCTGGTCAAGCCGCCGTCAGGTTAACAAGGATGAGCTGGAGAAGCTGGATCCCCTATTGAAAACGTATATTCTCCGCAAGAGCAAGCTGAAGCAGAAAGACTTTATCGCAGGCCTTCTATCCCTACGCAAGCGTGGACTCGTTACGGTCCGGGAAGTGCCGTCATCAAAACGCTTTTTGGAGGAGCCGACAGCACCTGACACAACCCTGCTGTTCACTTTTCAAGGTAATGTGGAGCAGCTGAATGCGGCCGACCGTCAGTTGGTCGAATGGCTGTTTAACGAGGAAAATGTATTCCGGCTGGACTCCGTCGCAGGGCCCACATTTAAAGAAAAGCAGGATTCGAAGCTGATCGCAGAATATCGCCTAAAGTCGGAGAAACATGCCAAGCAGTTTAGAACATGGAGCAGAACTTTAGCCCACACAGAGCCGTATGCGGAAGAGGTGCGAACGAATAAGCTGCTCAAACTGCTGATTCCGCTGATGGTTATCATTCTTTATCTTATGCTGATTTATCTGTACTACGTGGATGTTGCTTCCCGCTTAAGTATACTCCTGACTGCTATTTTCCTGGGCGCCGGAGGGATCTGGACCTGCCTCCAATATAAATCCAAGCTATGGATTCTGCTTTACCATGCTGCCTGCTTAGCGATCGGAACCCAGATCGTCCATGAGGATGCTTGCAGCTCCTACATGCTTCTAGTTATATGTTCCGCACTCTTCGCCGCGCTGCTTCCGAGATATCTCATGTCCAGGAAGACACAGCAGTACCGGTATGCTCTCAAGACTTGGAGAAGGGAGCTCGGACAAGGTGGAGATACAGCTGAATGGGATCCGACCCATGTGGAGCGGGATGCAGAACACGCCGTTCTGCTTGGTGTCCTTCCTCAATACGTAAAGCGGATCAAGGAACAAGAGCCGGGCAACACCGCAGCTTACGCCGCTGCCATTCCGCTTTTATTCAGCGCCGATATTCTGTCGTCCATGATGTACACGCAAAGTCATCTCGGCTTCATTGCTTCGGGTTCTTCGAGCTCCAGCAGCAGCAGTTACAGCGGTGGAGGAGGAGGCGGCGGAGGTACAGGGGCTTTTTAG
- a CDS encoding diaminopimelate dehydrogenase, giving the protein MKQITVGIVGYGNLGKGVEKAIRQNQDMQLEAIFTRREPNGVEAGVPVVHISEAEKYIGKIDVMILCGGSATDLPEQGPEFAKMFNTVDSFDTHARIPEYFATVDAEASTAGHVSVISTGWDPGLFSLNRMLAEAILPEGKEYTFWGRGVSQGHSDAIRRVEGVKNGVQYTIPVEDAVAKVRAGENPELSTRQKHLRECFVVTEEGADQARIEKEIKEMPNYFSDYDTTVNFISEDELKANHSAMPHGGTVLRSGRTGENSTQIIEFGLKLDSNPEFTASVLVAYARAAAKLSAQGDKGAKTVFDIPFGLLSPKSAEQLRKELL; this is encoded by the coding sequence ATGAAACAGATTACGGTTGGTATTGTTGGATACGGAAACTTGGGCAAAGGTGTGGAAAAGGCGATCCGTCAAAATCAGGATATGCAGCTTGAAGCCATCTTCACCCGCCGCGAGCCGAACGGCGTAGAGGCTGGCGTGCCTGTTGTACATATTTCGGAAGCGGAAAAATACATCGGTAAAATCGATGTGATGATTCTATGCGGTGGTTCCGCCACAGATTTGCCAGAACAAGGTCCGGAGTTTGCCAAAATGTTCAACACGGTCGACAGTTTTGATACGCATGCGCGTATCCCTGAGTATTTTGCTACTGTGGACGCAGAGGCTTCTACTGCTGGGCATGTCAGTGTCATCTCTACGGGCTGGGATCCAGGTCTCTTCTCACTGAACCGGATGCTTGCAGAAGCGATCTTGCCTGAAGGCAAGGAATATACCTTCTGGGGCCGCGGCGTCAGCCAAGGGCATTCCGATGCGATCCGCCGCGTTGAAGGCGTGAAAAATGGCGTCCAGTATACCATTCCAGTTGAGGATGCGGTTGCCAAAGTACGCGCCGGCGAAAATCCGGAGCTGAGCACTCGTCAAAAGCATTTGCGTGAGTGCTTCGTGGTGACAGAAGAAGGAGCGGATCAAGCCCGCATCGAAAAAGAAATTAAAGAAATGCCAAATTACTTCTCTGACTATGACACAACCGTGAACTTTATCAGTGAAGATGAACTGAAGGCTAACCACTCCGCTATGCCTCACGGCGGTACCGTGCTGCGCAGCGGACGGACCGGTGAGAACAGCACCCAAATCATCGAATTCGGCCTGAAGCTGGATAGTAACCCTGAATTTACTGCCAGCGTGCTGGTAGCTTATGCGCGTGCGGCTGCGAAGCTGTCTGCACAGGGTGATAAAGGCGCCAAGACGGTATTTGATATTCCGTTTGGCCTGCTGTCACCTAAATCCGCAGAGCAGCTCCGCAAGGAATTGCTGTAA
- a CDS encoding AAA family ATPase: MLDPRSLYLRSMMLKREEVPSFRTYPFSLPAVHDFYSLSFQKPVTFIIGENGSGKSTLLEAMAVAWGFNPEGGTLNFSFETKSSHSELYRYMRLAKGVVRPRDGFFFRAESYYNVATNIDQLDAEWGSGPPIKDSYGGKSLHEQSHGESFFATFMNRFGGRGLYLMDEPEAALSPLKQLSMLTRMHQLVTKQSQFVIATHSPILMTYPHAEIWLLDEEGMRQVALEDTEHYIITRKMMNDREQMLDILLEEET, translated from the coding sequence ATGTTAGACCCGCGATCATTATATTTGCGGAGTATGATGCTGAAAAGGGAGGAGGTACCTTCCTTCCGGACATATCCCTTTAGTCTGCCGGCAGTTCACGATTTCTACAGTCTCTCGTTTCAAAAGCCGGTGACATTCATTATCGGGGAGAACGGATCGGGAAAGTCTACGCTTCTTGAAGCGATGGCTGTCGCCTGGGGCTTTAATCCTGAAGGTGGAACGTTGAACTTCTCTTTCGAAACCAAGTCATCACATTCGGAGCTGTACCGCTATATGCGTCTCGCCAAGGGAGTAGTTCGTCCTCGGGATGGTTTCTTTTTTCGTGCGGAGAGCTATTATAACGTAGCAACCAACATTGATCAGCTGGATGCTGAGTGGGGATCAGGACCTCCCATCAAGGATTCGTATGGCGGCAAATCTCTTCATGAGCAGTCTCATGGCGAATCTTTTTTCGCGACATTCATGAACCGATTCGGAGGCAGGGGGCTGTATCTCATGGACGAACCGGAGGCAGCCCTGTCGCCGCTGAAGCAGCTGTCTATGCTGACGCGCATGCATCAGCTGGTCACCAAGCAGTCGCAATTCGTGATCGCTACGCATTCACCGATCTTGATGACATACCCGCATGCCGAGATCTGGCTGCTGGACGAAGAAGGGATGCGCCAGGTGGCGCTGGAGGACACAGAGCATTACATTATTACCCGGAAAATGATGAATGACCGCGAGCAAATGCTGGACATTTTGCTGGAGGAAGAGACATAA
- a CDS encoding rhodanese-related sulfurtransferase has protein sequence MTASNDYRILLYYKFVSIPDPEQFTAEHLQYCKDLGVKGRILIASEGINGTLSGTVEQTEKYMNDMKANPLFADTVFKIDESEGHAFKKIFVRYKKELVTFRYEEELDPNVIGGKRLSPVEWHEMLQKEDVVVIDGRNDYEYEIGHFRGAIRPDVGSFREFPEWIRNNMSEYKDKTVLTYCTGGIRCEKLTGFLIKEGFQDVSQLEGGIVTYGKDPEVQGHLWDGKCYVFDERISVPINRTEEDTIIAKCIHCGTTEDRYINCANPVCNKQHVCCTDCEEEHQSFCSDECREAVLALQA, from the coding sequence ATGACAGCATCTAATGATTACCGTATTTTGCTATATTATAAATTTGTAAGCATTCCTGATCCAGAACAGTTTACAGCTGAGCACCTTCAATATTGTAAGGATCTTGGCGTCAAAGGACGCATTTTGATAGCATCGGAAGGCATTAACGGAACTCTGTCCGGTACTGTGGAACAAACCGAAAAGTATATGAATGATATGAAGGCCAATCCATTGTTCGCCGACACGGTCTTCAAAATCGATGAGTCCGAAGGACATGCGTTCAAGAAAATTTTTGTGCGCTACAAAAAGGAACTGGTCACTTTCCGTTATGAAGAAGAGCTTGACCCCAATGTCATCGGTGGCAAGAGACTGTCTCCGGTAGAATGGCATGAAATGCTGCAGAAGGAAGACGTTGTTGTCATTGACGGCCGTAATGATTATGAGTATGAAATCGGCCATTTCAGAGGCGCCATCCGTCCTGATGTTGGTTCGTTCCGCGAGTTTCCGGAGTGGATTCGCAACAACATGAGTGAATACAAGGACAAAACAGTACTCACTTACTGCACAGGCGGCATCCGCTGTGAAAAACTGACAGGCTTCCTGATCAAAGAAGGTTTCCAGGACGTATCCCAGCTGGAAGGCGGCATTGTCACTTACGGTAAGGATCCTGAAGTACAAGGTCATCTATGGGATGGCAAATGCTACGTGTTCGATGAGCGCATTTCGGTGCCGATTAACCGTACGGAGGAAGATACGATTATCGCCAAATGCATTCACTGCGGCACAACGGAAGACCGTTACATCAATTGTGCGAATCCGGTATGCAACAAACAGCATGTTTGCTGCACCGATTGTGAAGAAGAGCATCAATCCTTCTGCTCCGATGAGTGCAGAGAAGCTGTTTTGGCTTTGCAGGCGTAA
- a CDS encoding methyl-accepting chemotaxis protein, with product MHGKSLREPFRWNPLRSIGTKIALIIVAAIIAFVAVTGVVSYQISKRALEREVTSAYLETALQTSQKLDFLYNSFNKILLQMMVDKPMQNTVLEMLEQKDNPVEYTQLADTLDTILQSYMFSDTYITSIEVLQTDGTIVPTLSGLLASKNYSSEDWFKKIVESGGQSVWIDHNLEGNRNTNPTITLGRVISGEGVSTGYCVILIDIDLAAIKEQVENVHMGDGGAIQVISPQNQIIYSKASSQLGKTSGISLPPEGMSNPKYSFLTPDKSKQVVMAKSETNGWFTIGMIPVSEMLKDTKQIFQATLWVVGCAFILAILIGWMVARMIGKPLNSLRELMKQGADGNLQVRTHASSKDEIGQVGRSFDEMMLHLTDLVHHTGDSAAEMLAMASELSHVSLNTEETAKEIASATSDIAKGGEGLASDAEHGKLLAQRSKEQTETLVQTSREMQSLAEDVNGTSRMGTEYMDELIQKTGDMEERISSITGKVSKLQKSTESISEVLEILTQLMKQTNVLSLNATIEAARAGSYGKGFRVVADEIRALSEQAKRSVDAVGQITEAIQQDIEETALVLSDSSPIFMQQISSVKNADKLFNQVGSQMGELMSHLALVNRSILDLEQSQLLLSDAMMGVSIVSDQSLATSEEVASLSNEQLGISTGLVHLSKKLQVLSGVLKDSLSRFKI from the coding sequence ATGCATGGAAAATCATTAAGAGAGCCGTTCCGCTGGAACCCGCTGCGGTCAATCGGAACGAAAATTGCCCTGATTATTGTCGCTGCTATCATTGCTTTTGTGGCGGTTACAGGCGTAGTATCATATCAAATCTCCAAGAGAGCGCTAGAACGTGAGGTCACCAGTGCGTATCTGGAGACCGCTTTGCAAACGAGTCAGAAGCTCGATTTTCTGTACAATTCCTTTAATAAGATTTTGCTGCAGATGATGGTCGACAAACCGATGCAGAATACGGTCCTTGAAATGTTAGAACAAAAGGATAATCCGGTAGAATATACGCAGCTTGCGGATACACTGGATACCATACTGCAATCGTACATGTTTTCAGATACGTATATAACTTCCATTGAAGTGCTGCAAACCGATGGGACAATCGTTCCAACGCTATCCGGTCTTCTTGCTAGCAAAAATTACAGCAGTGAAGACTGGTTTAAGAAAATCGTGGAGAGCGGCGGACAATCCGTTTGGATTGATCATAATCTGGAAGGAAACCGGAATACGAATCCGACCATTACGCTGGGCAGAGTGATTTCCGGAGAAGGCGTATCCACCGGATATTGTGTCATTCTTATTGATATCGACCTGGCAGCCATTAAGGAACAGGTGGAGAATGTGCATATGGGTGACGGAGGCGCCATTCAGGTCATTAGTCCCCAGAATCAGATTATTTACAGTAAAGCATCCTCGCAGCTTGGGAAAACGTCCGGTATTTCACTCCCTCCAGAAGGGATGAGCAATCCAAAATATTCTTTTCTCACTCCGGATAAATCCAAACAGGTTGTGATGGCTAAATCAGAAACGAACGGATGGTTCACCATCGGAATGATTCCGGTGAGTGAGATGCTGAAGGATACCAAGCAGATTTTCCAAGCAACGCTGTGGGTGGTTGGCTGTGCATTTATACTGGCCATTCTGATTGGCTGGATGGTGGCCCGAATGATCGGTAAACCGCTGAACAGTCTGCGGGAGCTGATGAAACAGGGAGCAGACGGCAACCTGCAGGTCAGAACCCATGCGTCATCGAAGGACGAAATCGGCCAGGTAGGCAGAAGCTTTGATGAAATGATGCTGCATTTAACCGATCTAGTGCATCATACAGGAGACTCTGCTGCTGAGATGCTGGCAATGGCAAGCGAACTTTCTCATGTATCCCTGAATACGGAAGAGACAGCAAAGGAAATTGCATCTGCCACCTCAGATATCGCCAAAGGCGGCGAAGGGCTGGCGAGCGATGCGGAGCATGGCAAGCTGCTGGCGCAAAGGTCCAAGGAACAGACGGAAACCCTTGTCCAGACCAGCAGGGAAATGCAGAGTCTTGCGGAGGATGTAAATGGAACTAGCCGTATGGGAACGGAGTATATGGACGAGCTGATTCAGAAAACCGGGGATATGGAGGAACGAATTAGTTCCATCACCGGCAAGGTTTCGAAGCTGCAGAAAAGCACGGAGTCTATTTCTGAAGTGCTGGAGATACTGACACAATTGATGAAGCAAACGAATGTCTTATCCCTGAATGCTACGATTGAAGCAGCCAGAGCGGGGAGTTATGGCAAAGGCTTCAGAGTGGTGGCTGACGAAATACGTGCCCTGTCCGAGCAGGCCAAGCGGTCGGTAGATGCCGTTGGTCAGATCACAGAAGCCATACAACAGGATATAGAGGAAACCGCCCTGGTGTTGAGTGATTCAAGCCCTATCTTTATGCAGCAAATCTCATCGGTGAAAAACGCCGACAAGCTCTTTAATCAGGTCGGTTCGCAAATGGGTGAGCTGATGAGTCATTTAGCGCTTGTTAACCGTTCTATTCTTGATCTGGAGCAGTCCCAGCTGCTGCTGTCGGATGCGATGATGGGCGTCAGTATCGTATCGGATCAATCGCTGGCTACCTCTGAAGAAGTAGCATCACTCAGTAACGAACAGCTTGGCATCAGCACAGGTCTGGTTCATCTGTCCAAGAAGCTTCAAGTACTTTCCGGAGTGTTAAAAGACTCCCTGTCCCGGTTTAAGATTTAA